The proteins below are encoded in one region of Paralysiella testudinis:
- a CDS encoding winged helix-turn-helix transcriptional regulator, which produces MTTIAKPNDTAHTPGECPVNTTLSIIGGKWKVLILYSLSQETRRFNELRRQLPDITQRMLTLQLRELEEDGIVHRQVYAQVPPKVEYSLTDFGRTLLPVVHAMHQWGTAYAVECVKHRAASEHASN; this is translated from the coding sequence ATGACCACCATAGCCAAACCCAATGATACCGCCCACACCCCCGGCGAATGCCCGGTAAATACCACCTTATCGATTATCGGCGGCAAATGGAAGGTGTTGATTTTGTATAGCCTGAGCCAAGAAACCCGCCGTTTTAACGAATTGCGCCGCCAGCTGCCCGACATTACCCAACGCATGCTCACCTTGCAATTGCGTGAGCTGGAAGAAGACGGCATTGTGCACCGCCAAGTGTATGCGCAAGTGCCGCCCAAAGTGGAATATTCGCTCACCGATTTCGGCCGCACTTTGCTGCCGGTGGTACACGCCATGCACCAATGGGGCACGGCTTATGCCGTCGAATGTGTCAAACACCGTGCCGCAAGCGAACACGCATCAAACTGA